One window of the Perca fluviatilis chromosome 5, GENO_Pfluv_1.0, whole genome shotgun sequence genome contains the following:
- the LOC120559167 gene encoding tumor necrosis factor receptor superfamily member 14-like isoform X1 has product MSSVHRNCDHVKKTFAPLLILMMSVFRGHTLTCNPTEYQNGNQCCPTCSVGSRVRKHCKEYGTSCLNCDEGTFMNRPTGLTECFVCARCDSGSGLKIKTACTTTSNTVCEPLEGFYCLFSSGNSCVEAQKHSSCQPGQYISQNGTTSRDTECSACRDGTFSNGTLLTSCQPHTQCQSLDLQLIKPGTASTDAECKEQSSGAGIGAVVGGLVICLLVVLAIALFFWRLKKKRDTSMTGI; this is encoded by the exons ATGTCTTCAGTCCATAGAAACTGTGATCatgttaagaaaacatttgcaCCATTGCTG ATACTTATGATGAGTGTCTTCAGAGGACATACCCTCACATGTAATCCAACAGAGTATCAGAACGGCAATCAATGCTGTCCTACGTGTTCTGTAG GAAGTCGAGTTAGAAAACATTGTAAAGAGTATGGTACTTCCTGTTTGAACTGCGATGAGGGAACATTCATGAATCGTCCTACAGGGCTTACAGAATGTTTTGTCTGTGCACGCTGTGATTCAG GTTCTGGTTTAAAGATAAAGACAGCATGTACGACTACATCAAATACAGTTTGTGAACCACTGGAGGGATTCTACTGTCTGTTCTCCTCAGGAAACAGCTGTGTGGAAGCACAGAAACACAGCAGCTGTCAACCAGGACAATATATCAGCCAAAATG GAACAACATCAAGGGACACTGAGTGCTCTGCCTGCAGAGATGGAACATTTTCCAATGGGACATTATTGACATCGtgtcagccacacacaca ATGTCAATCATTGGATCTTCAGCTGATAAAACCAGGAACTGCTTCAACGGATGCTGAATGTAAAGAACAAAGTTCAGGAGCTGGGATCGGTGCCGTTGTGGGGGGGCTTGTGATATGTTTATTGGTCGTACTCGCAATAGCTCTGTTTTTCTGGCGTCTCAAAAAGAAGAGAGACACAAGTATGACTGGCATTTAG
- the LOC120559167 gene encoding tumor necrosis factor receptor superfamily member 14-like isoform X2: MKILMMSVFRGHTLTCNPTEYQNGNQCCPTCSVGSRVRKHCKEYGTSCLNCDEGTFMNRPTGLTECFVCARCDSGSGLKIKTACTTTSNTVCEPLEGFYCLFSSGNSCVEAQKHSSCQPGQYISQNGTTSRDTECSACRDGTFSNGTLLTSCQPHTQCQSLDLQLIKPGTASTDAECKEQSSGAGIGAVVGGLVICLLVVLAIALFFWRLKKKRDTSMTGI; the protein is encoded by the exons ATgaag ATACTTATGATGAGTGTCTTCAGAGGACATACCCTCACATGTAATCCAACAGAGTATCAGAACGGCAATCAATGCTGTCCTACGTGTTCTGTAG GAAGTCGAGTTAGAAAACATTGTAAAGAGTATGGTACTTCCTGTTTGAACTGCGATGAGGGAACATTCATGAATCGTCCTACAGGGCTTACAGAATGTTTTGTCTGTGCACGCTGTGATTCAG GTTCTGGTTTAAAGATAAAGACAGCATGTACGACTACATCAAATACAGTTTGTGAACCACTGGAGGGATTCTACTGTCTGTTCTCCTCAGGAAACAGCTGTGTGGAAGCACAGAAACACAGCAGCTGTCAACCAGGACAATATATCAGCCAAAATG GAACAACATCAAGGGACACTGAGTGCTCTGCCTGCAGAGATGGAACATTTTCCAATGGGACATTATTGACATCGtgtcagccacacacaca ATGTCAATCATTGGATCTTCAGCTGATAAAACCAGGAACTGCTTCAACGGATGCTGAATGTAAAGAACAAAGTTCAGGAGCTGGGATCGGTGCCGTTGTGGGGGGGCTTGTGATATGTTTATTGGTCGTACTCGCAATAGCTCTGTTTTTCTGGCGTCTCAAAAAGAAGAGAGACACAAGTATGACTGGCATTTAG